One window of Papaver somniferum cultivar HN1 chromosome 9, ASM357369v1, whole genome shotgun sequence genomic DNA carries:
- the LOC113311735 gene encoding uncharacterized protein LOC113311735 translates to MVITGSDTPGINYLKSHLSECFKMKDLGPLSYFLGIEVGTSSTSCFISQVKYASEIIQCAELCDNKVTDTPLELNVKYSPTNGTLLSNPTLYRRLVGILNYLTITRPDISHVVHIVNQFMSAPRSTHYATVIRILRYIKGSLYQGMCFSFKSNLTLRAYSDSDWAGDVTDRRSITYRICVFLGESLIS, encoded by the coding sequence ATGGTTATCACTGGCAGTGACACACCTGGTATCAATTATCTCAAGTCACATCTCAGTGaatgttttaagatgaaagatctAGGACCTTTAAGttattttcttggcattgaagttggcacGTCTTCCACCAGTTGCTTCATATCACAGGTAAAATATGCTTCTGAGATTATACAATGTGCAGAGTTATGTGATAATAAGGTAACTGACACACCTCTAGAATTGAATGTGAAATATAGTCCTACAAATGGGACTTTATTGTCAAATCCAACATTGTATCGTCGGTTAGTAGGAATCCTTAATTATTTGACTATTACAAGACCAGATATAAGTCATGTAGTTCATATAGTCAATCAGTTTATGTCTGCTCCAAGGTCTACACATTATGCAACTGTTATTAGAATTCTAAGATATATCAAGGGGTCTCTGTATCAAGGTATGTGTTTCTCATTTAAATCTAATCTCACCCTTCGAGCTTATTCTGATTCAGATTGGGCTGGGGATGTTACCGACAGAAGATCTATTACGTACAGGATATGTGTTTTCTTGGGAGAATCTTTGATTTCCTAG